The window TGTCCCAATCCCGCCAGTATAGAAAAGCTCTATGCCCATTATAAGGTCAAGGATGATTTTGAACTTGGCCTTAAGCTGGGAGCGGACTGCCGCTGGGTCATGCCCGATGCTTTCAATGCATGGACAAACCCCGAGTACCCCATGTTCGATGTGCTTAACGGGCAGAAACGCACTTCCCTAAGCGAAGCCGGGGTCTTTGCGGAAACAGAAGATCTGGCGGAAGTAGAAAAATTCCACTGGCCCGAAATGAAGTACATGGATTTTTCAGAAACACTAAAAGAAATAGATCGCACTGTTGCTGCGGGCCAGGCTGTTTTGAGCGGTATGTGGAGCTGCTTCTATCATAATGCCTGCGATTTCTTCGGCATGGAAAATTACTTTATGAAGATGCACACAGACCCCGAAATAGTGGACGCCGTAACCCGCCATATCGTAGACTTTTATCTTGAAGCCAACGAAAAACTTTTTAACCTTGCAGGGGACAAGATCGACGCATTCTTCTTCGGCAACGACTTCGGGAGCCAGCTCGATCTCCTCATCTCCCCCGAACACTTTGACCGCTTTGTCATGCCCTATTTCAGGGAGTTCACCGATCAGGCCCACCGCCACAATTACAACGTAGTGCTCCATTCCTGCGGTTCAATAGACCGGGTTATCCCCCGCCTCATCGACGCGGGCGTAGAAGTGCTGCACCCCATTCAGGCCATGGCAAAAAATATGGACGCCGAATCCCTCGCCAAAAAATACAACGGCAAAATCGTGTTCCTCGGCGGCGTTGACACCCAGCGCCTCCTCCCCTTCGGCAATGCCGACGAAGTGCGTAAGGATGTACACCGCTTAAAGGACCTCTTCGGCCCCAACTTCCTGGTCTCCCCGAGCCACGAATCCATACTGCCCAATGTATCGCCCGAAAACATTACCGCCATGGCGGAAACAGCGGCAGAGTGATGCAGACCATGGCATTGCCGGGCAACTAATTCTTAACTTCGTATACTAAGTTCTTCATCCACTCAGGTCTTATGCAGAATATTTGAGCTTTTTGGCCAATTACTTTTCACTTTTTTGTTGACAGATGGCCATAACATAGTATAATTACGGTAACATTTTTATCAAAGTTAGTATTAGAACTTAAAGGGAAATATTATTACGGCCGCGACCCGGGTTCCAAAATATATATTCCTCAAAAAAGAGCTGATCCGGCAAATAGAATCGGGTGCATTGCCTCCCGGGTCCCGGATTCCCAGCGAGAATGAGCTTTGCAGGCTCCACGGGATCAGCATCATAACCGTGCGCAAGGCCCTTTCGGATCTGGTGCACGAGAACAGGGTGGTGCGCATTAAGGGGAAGGGGAGCTTCGTAGCCAGCCAGGAGGCAAAAGGTCCCGCACAGATTAAGCAGGAAAGCGTGGGCATTGTCTCCCTGGTGGTCATGTACTACAGGCAGCTGGACAGCCCCATTATCAGCCTTATAAAGGGCGCCCAGGGGCATTTTTCTTCCGATGGTTATTCGATGATCCTCGAATGCAGCAACAAGAATGCAAAAACCGAGGCTGAGATAATTGACAAGTGCATACGCAACAAGGTTGATGGGGTGCTGATATATTCAGCCGATCCTGCAGCCAATGAAGAGAAGCTTGTTGAATTGGAAGCCAAAGGCATTCCTCTTGTGATGCTGGACCGCTGGTTCGAAAATGCCCCTTGCACACTGGTGGCTTCTTATCATTCAGACGGTATTTATCAGGCTACAAGGCATCTTATTCAATATGGCCATAGAAGAATTGCGTTTATAGGGCCTCAGCAGGTTATCTCCGAAACAGACGAAAGCGAACCCCGCTCCTGTGTTTTTGAAGAAAGGCTCAAAGGCTACAAGGCGGCGCTGAAATACGGCGGGATGGATTTTAACGAATCATTGTGCGTTGTAGGCGGAGAGCTGCAGTTTCAAACCCTTGATGATCTCATAGAAAAAAAAGGTGTTACTGCCCTTGTATGCATTAACGACAGGACAGGCATCGAAGTCTTGGCGTATTTGAAAAGACGCAATATCAGGGTGCCTGAGGATATTTCCGTAACCGGCTTCGATGACAATCAAAATGCAAAACAGGAAAACCTCACCACCATCAGGCAGCGCTTCCAGGAACTCGGGGAAATCGGCGCGCAAAAACTGCTGGAAAGGATTCGGGGGGATACGGGGAAAAGCCAGACTGTACTACCGGTAGAACTCGTTGTCAGGGGTTCTTCCGGCGTTGTCAATAACCAATTCAGGATGCGAGGGTAATTGTTATGGTACCAAGAAAACATAAAGGTTTATTATACAATGTCTGGCGATGGCGCGCCTTTTTTGTGCTCATGCTGCCTGCAATAGTAGTATTACTGATAAACAATTATATACCCATGCTGGGAGCGGTCATCGCCTTTAAAAACATCAAGTACAGTTATCCCGGTTTTATCAGGAACCTGCTTGAGAGCCCCTGGGTGGGGTTTCGCAATTTTGAATTCCTGTTCAAATCCGGGTCCTCATGGCTGATTACCCGGAATACGCTTCTCTACAATTTTACGTTTATGGTTATTGGAACAATTCTGGCCGTTTTCTTTGCAATAATGATAAATGAGGTTACCAACAAACGGGTAGCAAAAGTATATCAGAATATTATTTTCCTTCCATACTTTATTTCGTATGTCGGGATTGCGTCCTGCGTGTATGCTTTTTTGAGCTACGATTCAGGCCTTGTAAACAGGACCATACTGCCCATGCTCGGGCTTGAACCGGTTGATTGGTACAGCCAGCCCAAATATTGGCCCCTCATCCTCAATGTTGTATGCCAGTGGAAGTGGGCCGGATACAATTCTGTCATGTACCTTGCGGCAATCAGCGGTATTGATCAGACCTACTACGAAGCCGCAATTATTGACGGCGCCAGCCATTGGCAGCGTATACGCTACATTACCCTTCCCATGCTGAAGCCTTTTATCATCATTATAAACCTTTTGGCCCTGGGAAGGATTTTTTATTCGGACTTCGGGCTTTTCTTCCAGACTACCATGAATTCAGGAATGCTCTATCCTTCAACAATAGTGATCGATACCTATGTGTATAACGCCATGGCAACCACGGGAGATTTCGGAATGTCTGCGGCAGCAGGCTTATATCAGGCGCTAATCGGGTTTGTTCTTGTCTTGTCGGCGAATTCCCTGGTACGCAAGATAAGCCCCGATAATGCGATATTCTAAAAGGAAAAACCATGAAGAAAAAATATTCAGCTGCTTTAGACCGATCTCCGCCCTGGGCGCGCAGGGTAACGCATGTGCTTTTTGCCTTTGTCTGTGTTGCCTGCCTCTTCCCTATATTATTGGTATTTGCCATAAGCATTTCCGATGAAGCGACTATTGCGCAGCATGGATACGAAATTATCCCCCGCATGCTGAGCTCGCGTTCCTATGAATACGTGCTGTCTGATTTTCAGCAGATTATGCGGGGATACATGGTGTCCATAACCATCACGGTTATAGGGACAGTTCTGGGGACCCTTATTACTGCCATGATCGCCTATCCCCTTTCGCGGACCGATTTCCCTTTCCGCAGGCATTTTACATTTTTTGTGGCCTTTACCATGCTCTTTAACGGAGGGCTGGTTCCCTGGTACCTGGTGTATGTAAAAATGCTGGGGGCCAAGAACACAATCATTCCCCTTATCATGCCCCTTCTCATAAATGGTTTTAATGTGATAATTCTGCGCACCTTCATTTCGGCAAACATCCATCCTGCGATAATTGAATCTGCCATCATTGACGGCGCAGGGGAGCTGCAAATATTTTTTAAAATGGTGCTTCCCCTGTCGGTTACGGGCCTTGCGGCCGTTGCCCTTCTTGTGAGCCTTAATTACTGGAACGACTGGTACAATGCGCTGCTCTTCATCGACACAAAGAAATTATTCCCCCTGCAATTTTTGATGTACCGGGTGAATATATCGATTCAAGTGCTTAACACTTCAAGTTTCATTCCTGACGCGGCGGCGAATGCACGGACACGCCTGCCCAACGAAACCGCCCGCATGGCCATGAGCATACTCGGCATAGGCCCCATTGTCCTGGCATATCCGTTTCTGCAGAAGTACTTTGTGCGGGGTTTGACCCTGGGTTCAGTGAA is drawn from Leadbettera azotonutricia ZAS-9 and contains these coding sequences:
- a CDS encoding carbohydrate ABC transporter permease; its protein translation is MKKKYSAALDRSPPWARRVTHVLFAFVCVACLFPILLVFAISISDEATIAQHGYEIIPRMLSSRSYEYVLSDFQQIMRGYMVSITITVIGTVLGTLITAMIAYPLSRTDFPFRRHFTFFVAFTMLFNGGLVPWYLVYVKMLGAKNTIIPLIMPLLINGFNVIILRTFISANIHPAIIESAIIDGAGELQIFFKMVLPLSVTGLAAVALLVSLNYWNDWYNALLFIDTKKLFPLQFLMYRVNISIQVLNTSSFIPDAAANARTRLPNETARMAMSILGIGPIVLAYPFLQKYFVRGLTLGSVKG
- a CDS encoding ABC transporter permease, with the protein product MVPRKHKGLLYNVWRWRAFFVLMLPAIVVLLINNYIPMLGAVIAFKNIKYSYPGFIRNLLESPWVGFRNFEFLFKSGSSWLITRNTLLYNFTFMVIGTILAVFFAIMINEVTNKRVAKVYQNIIFLPYFISYVGIASCVYAFLSYDSGLVNRTILPMLGLEPVDWYSQPKYWPLILNVVCQWKWAGYNSVMYLAAISGIDQTYYEAAIIDGASHWQRIRYITLPMLKPFIIIINLLALGRIFYSDFGLFFQTTMNSGMLYPSTIVIDTYVYNAMATTGDFGMSAAAGLYQALIGFVLVLSANSLVRKISPDNAIF
- a CDS encoding uroporphyrinogen decarboxylase family protein, whose protein sequence is MINMSGKQHFKEIVQRKASHCGFWHGCPNPASIEKLYAHYKVKDDFELGLKLGADCRWVMPDAFNAWTNPEYPMFDVLNGQKRTSLSEAGVFAETEDLAEVEKFHWPEMKYMDFSETLKEIDRTVAAGQAVLSGMWSCFYHNACDFFGMENYFMKMHTDPEIVDAVTRHIVDFYLEANEKLFNLAGDKIDAFFFGNDFGSQLDLLISPEHFDRFVMPYFREFTDQAHRHNYNVVLHSCGSIDRVIPRLIDAGVEVLHPIQAMAKNMDAESLAKKYNGKIVFLGGVDTQRLLPFGNADEVRKDVHRLKDLFGPNFLVSPSHESILPNVSPENITAMAETAAE
- a CDS encoding GntR family transcriptional regulator translates to MIRQIESGALPPGSRIPSENELCRLHGISIITVRKALSDLVHENRVVRIKGKGSFVASQEAKGPAQIKQESVGIVSLVVMYYRQLDSPIISLIKGAQGHFSSDGYSMILECSNKNAKTEAEIIDKCIRNKVDGVLIYSADPAANEEKLVELEAKGIPLVMLDRWFENAPCTLVASYHSDGIYQATRHLIQYGHRRIAFIGPQQVISETDESEPRSCVFEERLKGYKAALKYGGMDFNESLCVVGGELQFQTLDDLIEKKGVTALVCINDRTGIEVLAYLKRRNIRVPEDISVTGFDDNQNAKQENLTTIRQRFQELGEIGAQKLLERIRGDTGKSQTVLPVELVVRGSSGVVNNQFRMRG